The stretch of DNA CCCGGCGGCATTCTGATGACCTTCTCCTGCTCCGGGCTGATGACCACAGATTTATTCCAGAAAATCATCGCCGACGCCGCCGTAGATGCCGGACGTGATGTACAATTTATAGAGCAGTTCCGTCAGGCGGCCGATCACCCGGTGATCGCAACCTACCCGGAAGGGCTGTATCTGAAAGGGTTTGCCTGTCGAGTCATGTAGCTTGAAAAAGGGGAAATTGCCCGCATATCCCTATGCAGAGTAATATTCCCGGGAGGTGACTATGATTGCCAGCAAATACGGTATTGGCCAGCAGGTTCGTCATTCTTTACTGGGCTATCTGGGCGTAGTGGTCGACATTGACCCTGAGTATTCGCTCGATGAGCCGCAGGAAGATGACCTGGCCGACAATAGCGCACTTCGCGCGGCGCCCTGGTACCACGTGGTGATGGAAGATGACGATGGCCAGGCGATTCATACCTATCTCGCAGAAGCTCAGCTCAGTTCTGAGGATGACGACGAGCACCCTGAACAGCCGTCTATGGATGAACTGGCTGCCTCGATACGCCAGCAGCTTCAGGCTCCACGCCTGCGTAACTGATTAAAAACCCCGCCTAAGCGGGGTTTTTCTTATTTCGCCAGTCCAAGCCGCGGTATTTCAATCGCCGGACATTTATCCATCACGACGCTTAAC from Cedecea neteri encodes:
- the hspQ gene encoding heat shock protein HspQ, whose product is MIASKYGIGQQVRHSLLGYLGVVVDIDPEYSLDEPQEDDLADNSALRAAPWYHVVMEDDDGQAIHTYLAEAQLSSEDDDEHPEQPSMDELAASIRQQLQAPRLRN